GCAGTTCCGTACGAGTTGGGTACAGGGCGCTCTCCACCGCCGGCGGGGGCAATTCGGGCGAACTTGAAAAAAACTTCGCCAACCCGGCCAAAACCAACTCTAACGGCCGCTTGTCGGATGCTCTGTAGAGGCCGCCCGCGGCAAGATGTTCACCTAGTTGGTAAGCTATCGAGTCTGCTCAAAACGGATGAAACCAGGAAATCGAGCAACTTTTGGATTGAACGGCAGAATTAAAACGTGAAGGAGAAGCGATGAGTCTGGCGGAAAAATCGGCGTTAGTCGTTGGCGGGGGAACCGGAATTGGCTTGGCCATTGCTCAGGCGTTGGCCGAAGCAGGCGCCAAAGTCGCGATCGCCGGTCGTCGTTTTGAGGTGCTCGAGCAGGGCGCGGCGTCATCGTCGGCCGAGATTCATTGCCATAGCGTCGACGTTTCAGACCGCAAAAGCGTACTGGATCTGTTCGCTTGGGCCGATCAAACGCTGGGCAAGGTCGACATTCTGGTCAATGCGGCCGGCGTGAACATCAAAAATCGCTCGATGGAAGCGATGACGCCCGAAGACTGGGATCGGATGATGCAGATCAATTCGACCGGCGCCTACAACTTGATGTACGCCGCGCTGCCGCAAATGCGCGAGCGAAAAGATGGCCTGATCATCAATATCTCTTCGATTGCCGGCAAACGCGCGATCGCGTTGGGGGGAATCGCCTACGCGGCGTCGAAGTTCGCGATGACCGCTTTGGGGACCGCCGCCGGCAACGAAGAGAACAAGCACGGCGTGCGAATCACCAACATCTATCCCGGCGAAGTCGATACGCCGCTGCTAAAACAACGTCCGAAGCCGGTGACCGAAGAACATCGCGCGACAATGCTGCAGCCAGAAGACTTTAAAGAAGTGGTCCTGGCGATCTGCAACTTGCCCCCGCGTGCACATGTGCCGGAACTGATCGTGAAGCCGACGACGCAGGAGTATGTATAACGACAGGGCGAAATCAATCAAGTTGACAACGGAGACGGGCCAAGTTTACGA
The nucleotide sequence above comes from Blastopirellula sp. J2-11. Encoded proteins:
- a CDS encoding SDR family oxidoreductase encodes the protein MSLAEKSALVVGGGTGIGLAIAQALAEAGAKVAIAGRRFEVLEQGAASSSAEIHCHSVDVSDRKSVLDLFAWADQTLGKVDILVNAAGVNIKNRSMEAMTPEDWDRMMQINSTGAYNLMYAALPQMRERKDGLIINISSIAGKRAIALGGIAYAASKFAMTALGTAAGNEENKHGVRITNIYPGEVDTPLLKQRPKPVTEEHRATMLQPEDFKEVVLAICNLPPRAHVPELIVKPTTQEYV